ACCGTGGGGCAGCTTCTGGAGAAGAGTATGTCATTCAGAGTCGAAAGTTAGAAACTCTATCAGCAGTCAGAGCTTGAGTAGGAAAAAGAAGGGGAgagacaaggagaaaaaaaaagacttttgctAAAATTAGCACAAGCCCCAAACCCAGCCCTTGTAACTGAATGTTCTCCCAACACTTAGCATTTACAGTTTCTGAAACAAGGGAACCAGAAACTACCGcgagatttcctttttttctgacaAATTGTGAAGCATTCATCTGAGAAGAAACATCCTCCCCGTCCCCACTTGCCCCGACCTGTTCTTTCACCTTGGGATTTTTCTCAGCTTCCCAACCTACCAAGATCTTGTGTGCtcacatttttctgttttccatcacAACTGTGCTGTATGAAGGCATCTGTTCTCTAATTTGAACAGATAAAACAAAGGATTTTCAAATGTGTAACACTTCCACATCTGCTCCTGGGGGTATCAAGAGAAAGAAGCCCGCAGAGCATGTCCTATTGTGCAAAactgccggaccagccgggagatttcagcgagcaacacgacgcgttcctttaggctaagaaataaagagacaggacagatggggtcgagaggatcgctgcagtcaacgatgctcctttatttctctaagcttcatttatacttaaaccaagaaggaggcatcacaaagaaaattcttccccatgtacatcatcttaagataacagtaattagaactctcactaggcgccagagcacaggaatggcatcctgatttatattaggggtaatcgtaaaaaggctgtctgtctgcgtcttgtgtgcattcaaggcttattagtgttctgtttaactttggatagtaaattcagaggggtggcgggacagagagctatgtctctAAagagacccttgataatcaatcaaggcagctcccagagtcagctcttccaagccgctccccgcagctccccctcttttatttagtaaaaggGCACGCCTGATTCTTTTGGCGTAAGTAATTACTGTGTAGGACAGCCTTGATGTCCCACAACTCTGTAATgaatttctttatgatacaaGGAGCAATGCACACAAAAAGCGCAAACACTAGGAGCACAGCCACGACCCCTGAAAAAAGATGCCAAAGTGAGGTAATCgagggaaaattggaaaacaaactgttaacaaactcttcagcattttttgcCAAATCCATACTAGCCCGAGGAGCATTTTCTATATCAAGAATTTCCTGATGAAGTTGTAATAGAtccaaggaaatgttttcattataccaaataccatctaaatgtaattttatcttattccaaggggtctcagtattattataaatttttggagTTACACAGATCCAACGATAATTAGCATGACATCTAATTTTTGTTCTCAGCTTTAACCCTTGCACTTCTTCTCCCAAAAATCTTACTGCATCATAAAGCGCATTTAGCCTATCctctaattttctatctatatcttCTTGAACTCCTAAGGCTTTTGAAGTGTTCTTTGCCAAATCATCTACAATATTAGCAGTATGCACAGATTGAGCTAAAGATACAGAAGCAGTAACAGCAGAAGCAATCAAAGTTATAAGAGTTACTACTCCCAGAATTATTAATCCTATTCCCCTTCGTGGCCTAGCAAGGGCTGTACGCACCTTATTCCATAGCTCAAGCCCTGACTCCTCATACCAAGGTTCAGTAAGGTTCACAGGCATCATGACGAAGGGCGGTTGTTTGACTATCAAAGCCCCAGAATTATTTTCCATACCTCTTATACAATTAGTCAGggtacaattaaaacaatgaacatgATATAGGCTAGCATTTTTAGAAAGAGTCACAAAGCCAACAAGGATCATAAAGGGATAGGGTACACAGGCCCGAGGAAATCTCCAAGTCTCATTCCACCAATATGCTCTCCAGGATAGTACTCCTTTGGTCTTCCCTCCGGTCCGCAAACGGGTCCCATCTGTTCCGAAAGCAGCCAACAGCTTCCATATTTCAGTCTGATACACCGTGGAACCGCCAAGATTCCAAATTCTGGCTGCAAGTTGTCTGCTGCCTTCCCTTCCGGGGTTCCTGTTGGAGTCTGGCGACCAGTCCCAAAGGGAATGTGTGTCATTAGTAATAGAATATACAGTAGCAGTCTCATCTCTACAAAGTTTCCATGGCACAGCTATATATCGTCCTTCTACCCCCAGGCCACAAAATGGAATGTCTTTAGGTCCGGTTCCATTGACTCGTCGTGCAAATCCTGTGGATCTCGTAATGCTAGGAATATCCACTATCCAATTACGGCGGTCATGGTCGTAATCATAACCAAAGTATTGTGCATCTGTAACAGTAAGACATCCTGAAACATTATGATTTCGGAAAAAGCACATTGGTAATTGTGAAGAGGATCCAGTATAAGAAATGTTGGCATTCTGcggaaaaatatgtttatcagaaaACCCCCCCAAAAGTACTGTGTCATTCACATACACAGGAACAGAACTCATTTCCCATCCGACAGGCTGCAAAAGAGGGGGATCAGGAACATATGCCCAGAAGACATCAGCATTCATGGAACTTATCTGGtttaaaaggagtaataaagaaattaatatattagTAGGAGAGGCGGGGGAAGGGTTTGGAGCATTCTCACATGCCATCTGTAACAGGGCCTGTATCTGCTGAGCTGTCGGCAGCGGGGCTGTCTCCTGGATTGTGAGCTGTCTCATTCGCTCCACCAGTGACCTCCTCCGCCGTGCGTACCAGCCTTTCCGGGAGCCAGCGCGGCGCTTCGGCATTCTGCgggaaaacacaaacatgacCTCTCCCCCATGTTAGAACTGGATCCGGCCCATGCCATCTGCCTTCCAGCGGGTCTTTCCACCTGACTAATGGCCGAGCCTTTTTATTGTCATAGTGCCAAAAACGTTGAGCTGCTGATTTGCCATCCCGGTCAAgacttagaaaattcaaaatgaataaggCATGGCTGAGGAGATTGTTAGGAGTAATAGTATACAAActccccctttttaattttttcaattggtGCTGAAGGGTTTGATGTGCCCGCTCAACAATTCCTTGGCCCTGTGGATTATATGGAATACCAGTCTTATGCACAATTTGTAATTGGGCACAGAAGGCTTGAAAATTGCGACCAGTATAtccagggccattgtctgttttgatgcatttaggtaggcccatagcagaaaagctccgtaagcaatgctgaatacaatgcttactagcctctccaggttgaagtgtggccatgaggaaaccagaaaaggtaTCAACAGTAACATGCACATATTTCaattttccaaaatcagaaatatgtgTAACATCCATTTGCCACAAATCGTTGGGGAGTAAACCCCGAGGATTGACTCCATAAGTGGGAAGAACAAAAAACTGCGGGCAGGTAGGACAAGTTTTTACAATTTGACGAGCGGCCTCTCGGGAAATTCCAAATTGCAGCCGTAAAGAATTGCTATTCTGATGGTGTATTGCATGAGAGGCCTGTGCCGCAGAGATAGGGGTTAAGGAAGAATAACATACCATACGGGTGGCTTCATCTGCCAGAGCATTCCCGGCCGTTAAAGGTCCAGGAAGGGCAGTGTGAGCACGTATGTGCCCAAAAAAGCAAGGATGAGTTCGGGCTCgaatgagattctgaattttcaaaaacaaggtttgaatagagggctttgcagctccaatgaggggtactgtttcaatgactgagagagctctgacaacataatgactatcagagtataaattaaaactttgaggaaCACGTTGCAGAGCTTGGAGTACTGCAAAAAGCTCTACTTCTTGAGCTGATGAATATGAGGTTTGACAATAATAAGATTCATTTTCAATCACCAAACTGGCCATGCCATTGGAAGATCCATCAGTAAAGACAGTTATCCCCTTTTCTAAAGGGCATTGCTGCacgacttttggaaaaataaactgatgcagctgtgcaaattgtaacaatttattagcaggataatgttgtttaatctcccctgcatactgtgcaagcgcaattgcccaatcatcagaaaattgagagagccatagttgctgttcagttgaaaaaggaatacagataaAGTGGGGATCCCTCCCTAAATAATTAACGGATTCCTGTCTGCCTTTGGCTATTACTTTAGCTACAAGAACATGATAAGGACTTAACACCCGTAAAGGAGAAACTGGCAAGTAAATCCACCTTAGAGGGTTATCTTGAAACAGGACACCTGTAGGTGAATGTTCTGAGGCAAGGATATAAAGTCCCCAAGGCCTTTCATAGTCACAGTAACTGGAATGCTGCTGTGATAAGGCAgtttccactttctgaagagcTCGCTCTCCAGCTTCTGTAAGGCTGCGTGGGGAGGTAGGATTATTATCTCCCTTTAAGACATCAAAAAGAGGCTTTAATTCATATGTTGCAAGATGTAAATAGGGCCTAATCCAATTAATGTCCCCGAGcaacttttgaaaatcattaagtGTTTTTAGATTATCTCTTCGCAAAGCAATGGGCTGAACTCCAAATGTCTCCCTTTCTAAACGAAAACCAAGATAGGAATAAGGAGGAAAAGTTTGCaccttttctttggctattataAGCCCTGCAGCCTTCAAAGTTGGTTCCATGAAGGCATAAACTGCTAAcagatgtttttcatcaaaatgtgccAGCAGTATATCATCCATGTAATGCAAAATGTAAACATCAGAGTATTTTACTCGAGTCTCTTCTAATGTTGCTGCAACAAATTTTTGACATAAAGTCGGACTATTAGCCATACCTTGAGGCAAAACTTTCCATTGATAGCGGCGCATTGGTTGAGAGAAATTAACAGATGGAACACTAAAGGCAAATCGAGGACAGTCTTGAGGTGCTAAGGGAATAGTATAAAAACAATCCTTTAGGTCTATGATTATTATATGAGCATTTCTTGGAATAGCCATGGGGGAAGGTAAGCCAGGTTGTAATGCTCCCATGActtccatagtttcattaacctttgatttacaatcttttgcccagtgtcttcctttattgttattaataattgctGCATGAGTGCCTCCAGACTCTTTGTCGGAGGGGCAGCTGCTGCCTGCACATTTGAATCATCAGTTACAAGTAATTCCCAATGATCATCCTTATGGTAAGCAGCTGCCTGTTCCTTTAAACTTTCCTCATCCTTTGGAGTCAACAttccctcattttccttcaaaggttTGGCAGATTCTAATTCAAAGGTTGTGGGTCTTTTCCCTTCAGGAGTAGCATAAACTTTAGGAGTAGCATAAATTGGATCTTCAGGTGAGagcatgttttttaatttactcccttcctcatgttcaaaatcaaggcagtctcttattaaagaccaTAATGAAAATGTCTCCACAGGAACCTTATTAGGTCCATGGAGAGTATAATATGTTTGAAtctgtttttctatctttttccatatctctaaactcatagtcccttcctgtggaaaccagggacatacttcttcaacaaaactaagaaaagtcTGCAATTTTGTTTTAGTAACCTGCATTCCCCGATGCTTCAACATTATCTGTAACATGTGCACAAACAACTGACGACTATGATCTTGCCCCATAGTTTATACTCTCGACAATAAACCTTCCTACCCCACAATATTCAAGCAAATATTCTTTTACTTACTTACTGCACAATTTCCAACGGGTAGCGGCCGAGAGGAACTTTCGTCTAGCCCCACGTTGGGCGCCacttgccggaccagccgggagatttcagcgagcaacacgacgcgttcctttaggctaagaaataaagagacaggacagatggggtcgagaggatcgctgcagtcaacgatgctcctttatttctctaagcttcatttatacttaaaccaagaaggaggcatcacaaagaaaattcttccccatgtacatcatcttaagataacagtaattagaactctcactaggcgccagagcacaggaatggcatcctgatttatattaggggtaatcgtaaaaaggctgtctgtctgcgtcttgtgtgcattcaaggcttattagtgttctgtttaactttggatagtaaattcagaggggtggcgggacagagagctatgtctctAAagagacccttgataatcaatcaaggcagctcccagagtcagctcttccaagccgctccccgcacaAAACCATGGGTTTTTGTTTCAAAGCATGTTCCTGGGGTTGCCCAGAGACTGAGGCCATAGCCATATGGCCAGAGTGGAACACTGTTGCTAAATTAAAATAGTTGATTGggagactgccctggtggtccggtggctaagattCCTGCTTCCAGCGGgcggggcccaggttctatccctggtcagggaactagatttcacatgcctcaGCTAAGAGCTCACACTCCACAACTAGAAACTCTGCCTGtcacaactaaaaagatcctgcctgccacagtgaagatgacagatcctgtgtgccacaattaagacccagggcagccaataaTAAGTAAATCAGTGTGTTTTTAAGCTTATTGAGTACCTTAGATGATATGATACTGTCATTGCACTTTCAAACTTTAAGACAACCTTGCATATAGGCTTTTGTATCCAGCTTGCTTCTCCCCAGCAGCAAGCACGTGGCAAAACTGTTCAGTGAGTCAGGTGGGGCCTCAAGGATGCAGGGAAGGAGGACCGTCTTCTGGGTCCTGCTCCTTCGCTCATCACAGGCCTCTTGTGGCAAACCAAATTTTCCTCTAATAGtcatttgttcagtcactcagccatgtccaactctttgtgaccccgtggactgtagcccacctggctcctccatccataggatttcccaggcaagagtactggagtgggttgccatttccttctcaaggaggtcttccccaaccaagggatcgaacctgcatctcttgtgtctcatgcattggcaggtggattctttaccactagcaccacctgggaagcctaatagTCTTATAAGAATCAAAAACTATATCCAACATCTAAACAAATGCAGTATGCTTATTTAAAAGGTTAATATCAACTTTAAGCTTGACAGAACAGAGACCATTTAAAATCACGTGAAGACAGCAGTGCAGCTGCACAAGGACAAAGGTGACACAGGCGTCTTGGGAGCAGACAGTTCCTTTAATGGAGCAGAGCCTCCATCGAGGGGCTCTGGACCTGACTTGTTAAAGATCCTCAGACAGGGTGTTCACCCACCGAGGCAGCCAAGAGGGGCCCAGGCTGGTGTGGCAACAGCCCACGGGACGGTGACAGAAGCTGGGTGAGCGGTCAGTCAGTGTCTTCCAAGGTGACTGGCGAAAAGCCACGGTGTTCTAGCCAGGCGTGCAAACACACTGCCCTTCTGGTTCATAGCCAGCCAGCCTGCGGGCGTGAGTGGGTGTGTAAGAGCTCTGCCACCAACACTTATAGCTTAATTCCACCAATTAGCAAGAGATAAAAGAAACAGAGGAGATAATAAGGAAGAGTGGTTAAAAATCAGACTGCCTGAGTCTAAATTTTAggcgagggacttccctggtggtccctcGGGGCTTTACAGGATTCTTATgagacttcaataaaataatagatGCAAAGAATTTAGTAGAAAACCTCTTAATAAATGGGAACTATTGTCATTTTAGCAGAGCAAAACTGATGTGGGAAAATTTCAATCTGTACAAGGTAAGTGTTGGTGGGGGAGGGTAGGAATGGTAGATCGTTTTATATTAGCCCTGCTTAGACAAATATGTTTGTCTAAATTTTGGCCATTCTACCAAGCTCTGAACTTCCTAGAATCTAAGGAAAAAGGAGTTCATTAAGGCCTAGCTtcctcacactgcaactaagacctggagaaatcaaataaataaataaacttttctttctaaAGATAAGACTGGGAATCACTTTCAGGAGAAAACAATTATATAACAGGGCCAGAGATCCTGTCACTACACTGAGATGTAAGGAAGTTACTGGCCTTTTGAAGGAAATtgatcttttagtatttgaataaTTAATTGAAGAGCTTTCTGTCCACTAAATGATTCCCAAAGAAAAACTGCATGGTCCCAAAATGAATATATGACTCCGTATCTCTGTATacaccacttcattattcttcaaAGCTTTTACTGAAGGTTCTCATCCATTGCCAACAGGAATAGAAATTGGTAGAATCTTATGAAGAATAATTTGGAAAATTACATCAAAATTACACAATTTGATATGCATATTGATACCAGAAATTCCAGTTCCAAGAGTGTATCCCAGAGGTGACTTGCCACGGGCACATGGGTCTTCTATGCAAACCTGATAGGAAAAGATAGGAAAtgacccaaatgttcatcagtgaGAAACTGTTAAATATATCTATACAAAGGAATCTGATGCAGTTGTAAAGAAAAGTGTAAAAAATCAGCTCTCAATGACTGatctgaaagatttttaaaaacaatgctcagtttcaaaaaaaaaaaatcaaggtacaGAGTAGTATGTACAACCAGCTACCATTAtttatataggaaaaaataagcagtatgtatatttgcatatatgtacATCAAAAATCACTGGAAATAAGAAACAAATGTCAGTCACTTCCTATTTCAGAGTAGGGAAGGGAGTAGGAAGATGGGCACAGTGGTGAAAGAGAGGCTTTTTTCTGCAATACTTTTTATGCATTTGTTCTTTGATCCATGCTTAATGTATTTGCAtctaaagacttaaaaaataaatgtaatttaaggtaacctttaaaaatgcttattataTGTACAGGCTTTGGTCAACACATAGCTCTGCTTTCTAAGAGTTTCTAACCCACTTGATGGAATGAAAGGCAACCCGTAACCGTGACATAGTGGTGAAGATGCCATCACACTGACATGCCACATTACACCAAATCTGAAACACTCTTAATTCTGAGTCATAGCATTATGTCATGCCACTAGGAAAAGGAAGAATGTGGCCAGTTAAACTAGGACACAATGCTTCCTTTTCATTGAACAGTTTCATTTTATGTTCAATGAGAGGTCTCCTTTAGATACTCACTGATTTTATCATATATCTTAATATATGTTGCTTAATATATGATATTAAGaaacattgaaaaaatgaaataaagaattcttaaaactttttcattttacattctcactctTCTGAATCTTTTTCACACAGTATTGTCCTCTTCACTCTCAAATGAATTGAAGATCCAGCATTTTTTGAAAGCATCCCATTAATATTTCCAGAACTTTCTTCCAAGCTCCTGAAACCTTATCTGCCAATTTTGATACATATACCCATGCAAACACAACTGTATCATGGCTACTATACAGCCAGTAAAGATTGTAACCTGAATCCAAATTCCAGAAGCActgaaatgtcaaaaaaaaagtcttattttttttctttccttaaaatttattttattgaagtataattgatttacagtgttgcattaatttctgctgtacagtgaagtgattcaatTATGCATATGTATccgttctttttcattttccattatggtttgtcacagaacATTGAatgtatttccctgtgctatacaataggaccttgtttatctgttCTGTCTATAATAGTTTGcctttgttaatcccaaactcccagtccttccctcctctaccttcctttccccctcccaCTTGGCAACAAAAAGTttgatctctatgtctgtgagtatgtttctttttcatagatatgctcatttgtgtcatattttagattccccacataagtgatatcatatggtgtttgtctttctctgtctgacttacttcagttagtttgataatctccaggtccatccacgttgttgcaaatagcattatttcatccttttttatgactatgtagtattccattttatgtatgtgccacatcttcatccattcatgtgttgatggacAAAAACCTGCTTCTTATAATTGCTTAAATGTGGGAGATGAGCAATTTCAAGACAGAAGTGGCCCCTAGGGTGCGATACAGAAGTCCTTGAAGAGGCAAATGGAGGATGAACTTTAAAGAATTGAGAAGGATTTTGGAGACATGTATGAACAGAATTAATGAGTCATGTAAGATAAATAGCCTGAAATGCAAGTAGAAATTGCAtatgagggaaggaaggaagaccacATTACCTGGAGAG
This genomic stretch from Muntiacus reevesi chromosome 4, mMunRee1.1, whole genome shotgun sequence harbors:
- the LOC136167719 gene encoding endogenous retrovirus group K member 13-1 Env polyprotein-like, producing the protein MSSVPVYVNDTVLLGGFSDKHIFPQNANISYTGSSSQLPMCFFRNHNVSGCLTVTDAQYFGYDYDHDRRNWIVDIPSITRSTGFARRVNGTGPKDIPFCGLGVEGRYIAVPWKLCRDETATVYSITNDTHSLWDWSPDSNRNPGREGSRQLAARIWNLGGSTVYQTEIWKLLAAFGTDGTRLRTGGKTKGVLSWRAYWWNETWRFPRACVPYPFMILVGFVTLSKNASLYHVHCFNCTLTNCIRGMENNSGALIVKQPPFVMMPVNLTEPWYEESGLELWNKVRTALARPRRGIGLIILGVVTLITLIASAVTASVSLAQSVHTANIVDDLAKNTSKALGVQEDIDRKLEDRLNALYDAVRFLGEEVQGLKLRTKIRCHANYRWICVTPKIYNNTETPWNKIKLHLDGIWYNENISLDLLQLHQEILDIENAPRASMDLAKNAEEFVNSLFSNFPSITSLWHLFSGVVAVLLVFALFVCIAPCIIKKFITELWDIKAVLHSNYLRQKNQACPFTK